A segment of the bacterium genome:
TGGAGCGGGTGATCGTCCCCGACACGTTCATCCTGCTCGACTTCATGCTGGCGCGGATGACGCGGATCGTCTCCGGGCTGCTCGTCTATCCCGACGCGATGCGCCGCAACCTGGAGAGCTCGCGCGGCATGATCTACAGCCAGACGATCCTGCTGGCGCTCTGCCGCGCCGGGCTGACGCGCGAGCAGGCGTACGCGCTGGTGCAGGAGAACGCGATGGCGGTCTGGGCGAACCAGAAGACCGACCTCATGGAGGCCTGCCTCGAGGACAAGCGGATCGTGAAGAAGATCGGCGAGAAGGAGATCCGCCGCGCCTTCAACCTCGAGCACTTGCTGCGCAACGTGCCGCGGATCATCCGCCGCGGCCTGCGCGGCTGAGCGCGGGGCGGGCCGCCCGCGGCCGTGCGGGCGGCGCTCGCCGCGGCGCCGCGGCCTGCGCGGCCGACGGCGTCGGACGCCGGGGCGGGGCGGGTCGCTCCCGCGCCGCCCCCGGCGTAAAGTGAACGCCTGCGGCGCCGTACGCCGCGCCGCGCACGGAGGGGTCATGGCAAGAATGGCGACTCTGGCGACTTGGGCGACGCTCGCGGCGGCCGCGTTCCTCGCGGCGCCGGCCGCGTCGGCGGGAGTGGACGTCGACTTCGGCGCGAGCGTGCCGATCGGCGACGACGGCCGGCTGTTCGTCAACATCTCCTCGCGCGCCTTCGACTACGAACCGCCGGTCGTGGAGCGGCTCGCCGTCCGCGTGACCGATCCGGACGACCTCGCCGTCGGCCTGTTCATCGCGCGGCGCGCGCTGCGCCCGCCCGACGAGATCTTCGCCCTGCGCGCCCGCGGGCTTTCCTGGTGGCTGGTCGCGCAGCGGGTGCGTCTGCCGTTCGGCGTCTGGTTCGTTCCGGTCTCCCGCCCGCTCGGGCCGCGGTTCGACCGCGCCTACGGGCATTGGCGGCGGTTCGGTCCGCGTCCGCAGCCGGGGTTCGCGCTGACCGACTCCGAGGCGCGTGACCTGGTCGCCGCGCGGGTCGTGCACGAGTACTACGGCGTGCCGATCGAGCGGGCGATGGAACTGCGCGCCGGCGGCCGCGACATGCGGCGGATGGCCGTCGAGACCTACCGCGAGCGGCACGGCCGACGGGCCGAGCCGGCGCGGCGCGACGGCCGCGTCACGTACCACGACGACCGCGGCCACGACCGCGCGCCGGGGTACGACAAGGACCGCGGGCGCGACAAGGACCGCGGCTACGACAAGGCGCCGGGCCGCGACAAGGACCGCGGCCCCGACAAGGCGCCCGGGCGCGACAAGGCGCCGGGGCACGACAAGGACCGCGACCGCGACCGCGACGATCGGCGCTGAGGCGCCGCGCAGGACGGTTTGACATGCGCCGCACCCCCCATCTTCTGATCGTCGATCCCTCCGTCGTCGCGAGCGAGCAGGACGGGATCGACGAAATCCTCCTCGGCTGGCCGGGCGACGCGACCGTCGTCCGGCCGGCCCTCGAACCCGGCACGTGCCCCGCGCCGGGGGAGTTCGCCGACAGCGACGGCGTCGTGCTCCTCGGCTCCAAGGCCTCGGTCCACGACGACGCGCCCTGGCTGGCCGAACTGCGGGCGTTCCTCCGCCCGATCATCGACGGGACGCGGGAGCAGCCGCTGCTCGCGATCTGCTTCGGCCACCAACTCGTCGCCGAGATGGCCGGCGGCGAGGTCGGCTTCGTGCGCCGCGATCATTCGTCGGTGCTCGGCGTCGTCGAAACCTCGCTCTTCGGCGGGCGGCTCGTTCCCGGCGAGCGGCTGATGTGGGTCGCGGCGAGCCACTGCGAGCGCGTGACGAAGGTCCCGGAGGGGTTCGACGTCGTCGCGCGCCGTCCGGAATCGGACGCCGACATGCTCGAGCACCGCACGCTGCCGATCTTCGCCGCGCAGTTCCATCCCGAAGCGCGCGAGGGGTTCCTCAAACGGCGCGGCGTCGATCCGGCCGCGGTTCCGGCGTCGTTCCTCGAGGACGGGCGGCGCGTGCTGGCCGCCTTCCGGCGTTTCGTCCTCAGCCGGCGGGCCTGATCGGCGCGGCCGGGTAGAATAGGCGGATGAACCGCGCCGCCCTTCCGCCCGACGACGACCACGACGTTCTGCGCGACTCCTGCGGCGTGGCGGCCGTCTGCGGCCACCCCGAGGCCGCGAACCTCGTCTATCTCGCGCTCTACGCGCTCCAGCACCGCGGGCAGGAGTCGGCGGGGATCGTCGCCGCCGACGGCGCCGAGCTGCGCCGCCGCGTCGGCATGGGGCACGTCGCCGAGGTCTTCACCCCCGCCGAGCTGGCGCAGCTTCCGGGGCTTCGCGCGATCGGCCACGTCCGCTACGGCACCGCCGGCGCGTCGTCGCCGGAGAACGCGCAGCCGCTGATGATGCTTCACCAGCGCGGCGCGTTCGCCGTCGGCCACAACGGCAACCTGACCAACGCCATCACGCTGCGCACGCAGCTCGAGCGGAGCGGCTCGATCTTCCGGTCCACCACCGACACCGAGGTCCTGCTGCACCTCGTCGCCCGCTCGCGCGCCGCCGACATGGTGGACGCGGTCGTCGAGGCGCTGGCCCAGGTCGAGGGCGCCTACTGCTTCGTCCTCTGCGACGAGCGGCGGGTCGTCGCCGCGCGCGATCCGTACGGCGTCCGCCCGCTCGCCTTGGGGCGGCTGCCGGGCGGCGGCGCGATCGTCGCCTCCGAGACCTGCGCCTTCGACCTCGTCGGGGCGCAGTTCGAGCGCGAGATCGAGCCCGGCGAGCTGCTGGTGATCGACGACGACGGGCGGGAGCGCTCGCTCTTCCCGCTGCGCGCCGCGCCCCCCGCGCCCTGCATCTTCGAGTTCGTCTACTTCGCGCGCCCCGACTCGCGCGTCTTCGGCCGCTCGGTCTCCGACGTGCGGCACGCGCTGGGGCGGGAGCTCGCCGCCGAATGCCCGGTTCCGGCGGACGTCGTCGTGCCGGTCCCGGACAGCGGCGTGCCTTCGGCGATCGGCTTCGCCCGCGCCTCGGGGATTCCGTTCGACGTCGGCCTGACCCGCAACCACTACGTCGGGCGCACCTTCATCGAGCCCGCGCAGTCGATCCGCCACTTCGGCGTGAAGGTCAAGCTGAACCCGGTGCGCTCGATCATCGAGGGACGGCGCGTCGCGCTGGTGGACGACAGCCTCGTGCGCGGCACGACGATGCGGAAGATCGTGACGATGGTCCGCGAGGCCGGCGCGGCGGAGGTCCACGTGCGGATCTCCTGCCCGCCGATCGTCTCCCCCTGCTACTACGGCGTGGACATGCCGAGCAAGGAGGAGCTCGTCGCCGCGCGCGCGTCCGTCGAAGAGATCCGCGGGCTGATCGGCGCCGACACCCTCGGCTACCTTTCGCTCGAGGGGATGCACCGCGCCGCGGACGCCGCGCCGGGGGCGTTTTGCGCGGCGTGCTGGACGGGGCATTATCCCGTGCCGGTCGTCGATCCGGTGGACCGGCGGCGGCACGCGGCGCGGCTCAAGGAACTGCGGCAGGCGGACGCGGCCGCGGCGCAGAGAACGCAGGCGAACGAGGAGCGAGGCGGATGGCCGACGACAAGAAGCGGGAACTGACCTACAAGGACGCGGGCGTGGACATCGACGCCCAGGACGCGGCGCTGGCGAAGATCAAGGCGCACGTCGCCTCGACCAAGACGGCGAACGTGCTGTCCGACCTCGGCAGCTTCGGCGGCCTGTTCAAGGCGCCGGAGGGGATCGCCGAGCCGGTCCTCGTCGGCAGCACCGACGGCGTCGGCACCAAGCTGGCCGTGGCCTTCAAGGCCGGGCGGCACGGCACGGTCGGCGAGTGCCTCGTCAACCACTGCGTCAACGACATCCTCGTGATGGGGGCGCGGCCGCTCTTCTTCCTCGACTACTTCGCCGTCGGCAAGCTCGATCCGGTCGTCGCCGAGCAGGTCGTCGCCGGCGTCGCCCGCGGCTGCCGCGCCAACGGCTGCGCGCTGATCGGCGGCGAGACGGCCGAGATGCCGGAGATGTACCGCCCCGGCGAATACGACCTCGCCGGCACGATCGTCGGCGTCGTTCCGCGCGCTTCGATCCTCGACGGCTCGAAGGTCGAGGAGGGGGACCACGTCGTCGGTCTCGCTTCGACCGGGCTGCACACCAACGGCTACACGCTGGCCCGCCGCGTGCTGTTCGACGTGCTGAAGCTCGGCGTGGACGACGTGATCGAGCCGCTCGGCGTCACCGTCGCCGACGCGCTGCTCGCGGTCCACCGCTCCTACCTGCCGGCGCTCGACCTGCCGCTCGCGGAAGGGTGGATCCACGGCCTCGCCCACGTCACCGGCGGCGGCCTGACCGACAACGTCCCGCGCGTCCTGCCGAAGCACTTGGACGCGCAGATCGACCTCGGCTCGTGGCCGGTTCCGCCGCTCTTCAAGCTGCTGCGGCGCGCGGGGAACGTGCCCGAGGCCGACATGCTGCGCACCTTCAACCTCGGCGTGGGGATGACGGCGATCGTGCCGGAGCAGGCGATGCCCGGCTTCGCCGAGCACCTGCGGCGCCGCGGCGACGAGTGGTGGGAGATCGGGCGGATCGTGCCGGGGACGGGGAAGGTCTCCTACCGCGGAGAACTGTCGTGACGAACGTCGGAATCCTGATCTCCGGGCGCGGCTCGAACATGGTCGCGCTGCTCGAGGGGATGCGCGCGGGGACGATCGACGGCCGCGCGGTCGTCGTCGTCTCCGACCAGCCGGACGCGCCGGGGCTCGAGCGGGCGCGCAGCTTCGGCGTGGAGACGGTCGTCGTCGAGAAGCGGGCCTTCAAGGGGCAGGGGCGGGAGGCGCACGACCGCGCCGTCGCGGCCGAGCTCGAGAAGCGCGGCGCGGAGGTCGTCTGCCTCGCCGGGTACATGAGGCTGCTCACGCCGTGGTTCGCGGAGCGGTTCGCGGGGCGGCTGCTGAACATCCATCCCGCGCTGCTGCCGTCGTTCCCCGGGCTGCACGCCCAGCGGCAGGCGCTGGAGCACGGCGCCCGGCTTTCCGGCTGCACCGTTCACTTCGTGGACGCGAAGATGGACAACGGGCCGATCGTCGTCCAGGCCGCCGTGCCGGTCCTGCCGGACGACACGGAAGACACGTTGTCCGCGCGGATCCTCGAGCAGGAGCACCGCATTTATCCGCTCGCGCTCGCCTGGTTCTGCGCCGGGCGGCTGGCGCTCGAGGGGCGGCGGGTCCGGCTGGCCGGGGAGGGGATCGACCTGCCGCGGGCCCTCGTCGTTCCGGCGCCCCGCCTGCGCTGAACGCGGCGACCGTTCGCCCGTTCGTCGCGACCGTTGGCGGGGCAGTTTGCCCCATTGCGGCGCCGTTGAACTAACGTACCCCCAACGCATCAGCGGCGCCGCACCCCAAACCGGCGTCGCGGCAAGACAAAGATCCTCCTCTCCTCCAGTCCGCCGGCGGACAGCGATGTCCGCCGGCGGCCGTCTATTCGGGCCGGCCTCGGTCCGCGAATCGGCTCCGCGCCGCGCCGCGCGCGGCTCTCCCCGACGCGGGACGGGCGGCGCCGCGCTTGCTCTTCTTCCGGCGGGAGGAAGAGCGATGAGCGATGTTCCGTTTGAAACGCCCGACGATGTCCGCGGCGCCCCTCCGTCCGAAGCCGCCGCGGCGGCGCCGCCGCGCGAGGAGCGGGCTCGGCCGCGCTGCCGGGAGCGGCTGCTCGAGGTCGGCGCGGCGCGGCTCGCCGACGCCGAGCTGGTCGCGCTGATCCTCGGCTCGGGATCGCGCGCGGCCCCGGTGGAGCGGACCGCGCGCGCGCTGCTCGTCCGCTGCGGCGGTCTCGCCGGCCTCTGCGAGCGCGGCCCGACGGCCCTCGCCGCCGAACGCGGCCTCGGCCCCGTCGGGGCGGCGCGTCTGGCCGCGGCGGCGGAGATCGCGCGGCGCGTCGCCGCGTCTCCGGCCGACCGCCCGCCGGTGCGCGATCCGGAGGAGGTCGTGCGCGAAGTGCGCGATCTCTGCATCGAGCCGCGCGAGCATCTCGTCGGCCTCTATCTCGACGCCCACGCGCGGCTGATCGCGCGGGAGACGGTCGCCGTCGGCTCGCTCAACGTCGCGCGGGCCACGCCGCGCGACCTGCTCGAGCCGGCGCTGCGCCGCCTCGCCGCCGGCTTCGTGATGGTCCACAACCATCCCTCGGGGGTCGCCGAGCCGAGCGAGGACGACGTCCTGTTCACGCGCGCCGTGGCGCGGGCGGCGGCGCTGATGGGGGTGCCGCTCTGGGACCACGTGGTCGTCGCGCGCTGCGGCCACGCCTCGCTGCGCGCCCGCGGCGTGCAGTGGGAGGGGCAGGACGCGCGGCCCTGAAGGGGGCGGGGCGGCCGCGATTCGGCCGGCCCCGCCGGTCTACAATGCCTCCGGGCGCCGCTCCGCGCGGCGCGGCGCCCGGAGGGCGTCGGGAATGAAGAACACGTTGTTGGCGTGCGCGGCGGCGGCCGCGCTGGCGGCGGTCTGCGCGTTCCCCGCGGCGGCGGCGGAGCCGGCGAAGGACGAGAAGGACGCGCGGATCGAGAAGCTCGAAGGGCAGGTCGCGGCGCTCTCCGACAAGCTCGACGA
Coding sequences within it:
- the purF gene encoding amidophosphoribosyltransferase, producing MNRAALPPDDDHDVLRDSCGVAAVCGHPEAANLVYLALYALQHRGQESAGIVAADGAELRRRVGMGHVAEVFTPAELAQLPGLRAIGHVRYGTAGASSPENAQPLMMLHQRGAFAVGHNGNLTNAITLRTQLERSGSIFRSTTDTEVLLHLVARSRAADMVDAVVEALAQVEGAYCFVLCDERRVVAARDPYGVRPLALGRLPGGGAIVASETCAFDLVGAQFEREIEPGELLVIDDDGRERSLFPLRAAPPAPCIFEFVYFARPDSRVFGRSVSDVRHALGRELAAECPVPADVVVPVPDSGVPSAIGFARASGIPFDVGLTRNHYVGRTFIEPAQSIRHFGVKVKLNPVRSIIEGRRVALVDDSLVRGTTMRKIVTMVREAGAAEVHVRISCPPIVSPCYYGVDMPSKEELVAARASVEEIRGLIGADTLGYLSLEGMHRAADAAPGAFCAACWTGHYPVPVVDPVDRRRHAARLKELRQADAAAAQRTQANEERGGWPTTRSGN
- the purN gene encoding phosphoribosylglycinamide formyltransferase, with amino-acid sequence MTNVGILISGRGSNMVALLEGMRAGTIDGRAVVVVSDQPDAPGLERARSFGVETVVVEKRAFKGQGREAHDRAVAAELEKRGAEVVCLAGYMRLLTPWFAERFAGRLLNIHPALLPSFPGLHAQRQALEHGARLSGCTVHFVDAKMDNGPIVVQAAVPVLPDDTEDTLSARILEQEHRIYPLALAWFCAGRLALEGRRVRLAGEGIDLPRALVVPAPRLR
- the radC gene encoding DNA repair protein RadC, producing the protein MSDVPFETPDDVRGAPPSEAAAAAPPREERARPRCRERLLEVGAARLADAELVALILGSGSRAAPVERTARALLVRCGGLAGLCERGPTALAAERGLGPVGAARLAAAAEIARRVAASPADRPPVRDPEEVVREVRDLCIEPREHLVGLYLDAHARLIARETVAVGSLNVARATPRDLLEPALRRLAAGFVMVHNHPSGVAEPSEDDVLFTRAVARAAALMGVPLWDHVVVARCGHASLRARGVQWEGQDARP
- the purM gene encoding phosphoribosylformylglycinamidine cyclo-ligase; amino-acid sequence: MADDKKRELTYKDAGVDIDAQDAALAKIKAHVASTKTANVLSDLGSFGGLFKAPEGIAEPVLVGSTDGVGTKLAVAFKAGRHGTVGECLVNHCVNDILVMGARPLFFLDYFAVGKLDPVVAEQVVAGVARGCRANGCALIGGETAEMPEMYRPGEYDLAGTIVGVVPRASILDGSKVEEGDHVVGLASTGLHTNGYTLARRVLFDVLKLGVDDVIEPLGVTVADALLAVHRSYLPALDLPLAEGWIHGLAHVTGGGLTDNVPRVLPKHLDAQIDLGSWPVPPLFKLLRRAGNVPEADMLRTFNLGVGMTAIVPEQAMPGFAEHLRRRGDEWWEIGRIVPGTGKVSYRGELS
- a CDS encoding gamma-glutamyl-gamma-aminobutyrate hydrolase family protein (Members of this family of hydrolases with an active site Cys residue belong to MEROPS family C26.); translation: MRRTPHLLIVDPSVVASEQDGIDEILLGWPGDATVVRPALEPGTCPAPGEFADSDGVVLLGSKASVHDDAPWLAELRAFLRPIIDGTREQPLLAICFGHQLVAEMAGGEVGFVRRDHSSVLGVVETSLFGGRLVPGERLMWVAASHCERVTKVPEGFDVVARRPESDADMLEHRTLPIFAAQFHPEAREGFLKRRGVDPAAVPASFLEDGRRVLAAFRRFVLSRRA